The following coding sequences are from one Rhineura floridana isolate rRhiFlo1 chromosome 2, rRhiFlo1.hap2, whole genome shotgun sequence window:
- the HYCC2 gene encoding hyccin 2 isoform X1, with protein sequence MLGSERGVVEEWLSEFKALPEMQISSYAATLHRKKTLVPALYKVIQDSNNELLEPVCHQLFELYRSSEIRLKRFTLQFLPELIWVYLRLTASKDRQSNGCIEALLLGIYNLEIADKDGNNKVLSFTIPSLSKPSIYHEPSTIGSMALTEGALCQHDLIRVVYSDLHPQRETFTAQNRFEVLSFLMLCYNSAVVYMPASSYQSLCRMGSRLCVSGFPRQHDKCWKENCGRVVLDPDFMVQLLTGVYYAVYNGQWELGQEALDDIIYRAQLELFSQPLLVANAMKNSLPFDAPDGSQGGQKVLKVEVTPTVPRISRTAITTASIRRHRWRREDGFDFSSDADLSIPGSPILHGSTDLGIKRKQEGNVLVLRTPEHGSPEPNLATATTEDAEGINGREESVNLNDADEGFSSGASLSSQPVGTKLSSTSQRGSLRKGATGRSAKDKEISAVTKSTESPRESARKQYLHQSIDLSTDATEMTPTKKHLSLPAGQVVPKANSVSLIRTASASSSKSFDYVNGSQGGSGVGISSEGVTNLAAGNTNRFSTISLQEDHLGHAGNGKDVISSGAPLTKQSRSPSFNMQLVSQV encoded by the exons CTTCTGGAGCCTGTCTGCCACCAACTCTTTGAACTGTATCGTAGTTCTGAGATTCGTCTCAAAAGATTTACGCTGCAATTCTTGCCAGAACTGATCTGGGTTTATCTGCGTCTAACTGCTAGCAAAGACAGGCAGAGTAATGGTTGCATTGAAGCCCTGCTTTTAGGAATTTACAACTTG GAAATTGCTGATAAAGATGGGAACAATAAAGTTTTATCTTTCACCATCCCTTCCTTATCCAAGCCATCCATTTATCATGAG CCATCTACTATTGGATCCATGGCTTTGACTGAGGGAGCCCTATGTCAGCATGACCTTATCAGAGTGGTTTATAGTGATCTTCACCCTCAAAGAGAAACATTCACGGCACAGAACAG GTTTGAGGTGCTGAGTTTTCTCATGCTGTGTTACAACTCTGCTGTTGTCTATATGCCTGCCTCTTCCTATCAGTCACTTTGTAGGATGGGTTCCAG ACTCTGTGTGAGTGGGTTTCCACGGCAACATGACAAATGCTGGAAGGAAAATTGTGGCAGAGTGGTACTGGATCCTGACTTCATGGTACAGCTACTCACTGGGGTCTATTATGCTGT TTACAATGGACAATGGGAACTTGGCCAGGAAGCACTGGATGACATAATTTACagagcacagcttgaactttttTCTCAGCCCCTGTTG GTTGCAAATGCTATGAAGAACTCATTGCCCTTTGATGCTCCTGATGGATCGCAAGGGGGACAGAAGGTGTTGAAAGTGGAAGTTACTCCAACAGTGCCGAGGATTTCTCGGACTGCCATTACAACAGCTTCAATCCGTCGACATCGCTGGAGAAGAGAAG ATGGCTTTGACTTCTCAAGCGATGCTGACTTGAGCATTCCTGGATCTCCGATCTTACACGGCTCCACAGACCTAGGGATCAAACGCAAGCAAGAGGGGAACGTGCTGGTGCTCAGGACCCCTGAGCATGGCTCACCGGAGCCCAACTTGGCAACAGCCACAACAGAGG ATGCTGAGGGTATCAACGGAAGAGAAGAATCTGTGAACCTTAATGATGCCGATGAAGGATTTTCATCTGGGGCATCCCTGAGCAGCCAGCCAGTTGGGACCAAACTTTCATCCACTTCCCAAAGGGGAAGCTTAAGGAAAGGAGCAACGGGACGTTCAGCCAAGGATAAAGAGATTTCTGCGGTTACCAAATCCACTGAGAGCCCTCGAGAGTCTGCCCGTAAGCAGTACCTGCACCAGTCCATTGACCTCAGCACAGATGCGACTGAAATGACTCCTACAAAGAAACACCTGAGCCTGCCCGCTGGGCAGGTGGTGCCAAAAGCCAATAGTGTGAGTTTGATTCGGACTGCTAGTGCTTCTTCCAGTAAGTCATTTGACTATGTGAATGGCAGTCAAGGAGGTTCAGGAGTTGGTATTAGCAGTGAGGGTGTTACTAACTTAGCAGCTGGCAACACCAATCGCTTTTCGACCATTAGTCTACAGGAGGACCACTTAGGCCACGCTGGAAATGGTAAAGATGTCATCTCATCAGGAGCTCCTCTGACCAAGCAGTCCCGATCCCCAAGTTTCAATATGCAACTCGTATCCCAGGTTTAA
- the HYCC2 gene encoding hyccin 2 isoform X2 — protein sequence MLGSERGVVEEWLSEFKALPEMQISSYAATLHRKKTLVPALYKVIQDSNNELLEPVCHQLFELYRSSEIRLKRFTLQFLPELIWVYLRLTASKDRQSNGCIEALLLGIYNLEIADKDGNNKVLSFTIPSLSKPSIYHEPSTIGSMALTEGALCQHDLIRVVYSDLHPQRETFTAQNRFEVLSFLMLCYNSAVVYMPASSYQSLCRMGSRLCVSGFPRQHDKCWKENCGRVVLDPDFMVQLLTGVYYAVYNGQWELGQEALDDIIYRAQLELFSQPLLVANAMKNSLPFDAPDGSQGGQKVLKVEVTPTVPRISRTAITTASIRRHRWRREDAEGINGREESVNLNDADEGFSSGASLSSQPVGTKLSSTSQRGSLRKGATGRSAKDKEISAVTKSTESPRESARKQYLHQSIDLSTDATEMTPTKKHLSLPAGQVVPKANSVSLIRTASASSSKSFDYVNGSQGGSGVGISSEGVTNLAAGNTNRFSTISLQEDHLGHAGNGKDVISSGAPLTKQSRSPSFNMQLVSQV from the exons CTTCTGGAGCCTGTCTGCCACCAACTCTTTGAACTGTATCGTAGTTCTGAGATTCGTCTCAAAAGATTTACGCTGCAATTCTTGCCAGAACTGATCTGGGTTTATCTGCGTCTAACTGCTAGCAAAGACAGGCAGAGTAATGGTTGCATTGAAGCCCTGCTTTTAGGAATTTACAACTTG GAAATTGCTGATAAAGATGGGAACAATAAAGTTTTATCTTTCACCATCCCTTCCTTATCCAAGCCATCCATTTATCATGAG CCATCTACTATTGGATCCATGGCTTTGACTGAGGGAGCCCTATGTCAGCATGACCTTATCAGAGTGGTTTATAGTGATCTTCACCCTCAAAGAGAAACATTCACGGCACAGAACAG GTTTGAGGTGCTGAGTTTTCTCATGCTGTGTTACAACTCTGCTGTTGTCTATATGCCTGCCTCTTCCTATCAGTCACTTTGTAGGATGGGTTCCAG ACTCTGTGTGAGTGGGTTTCCACGGCAACATGACAAATGCTGGAAGGAAAATTGTGGCAGAGTGGTACTGGATCCTGACTTCATGGTACAGCTACTCACTGGGGTCTATTATGCTGT TTACAATGGACAATGGGAACTTGGCCAGGAAGCACTGGATGACATAATTTACagagcacagcttgaactttttTCTCAGCCCCTGTTG GTTGCAAATGCTATGAAGAACTCATTGCCCTTTGATGCTCCTGATGGATCGCAAGGGGGACAGAAGGTGTTGAAAGTGGAAGTTACTCCAACAGTGCCGAGGATTTCTCGGACTGCCATTACAACAGCTTCAATCCGTCGACATCGCTGGAGAAGAGAAG ATGCTGAGGGTATCAACGGAAGAGAAGAATCTGTGAACCTTAATGATGCCGATGAAGGATTTTCATCTGGGGCATCCCTGAGCAGCCAGCCAGTTGGGACCAAACTTTCATCCACTTCCCAAAGGGGAAGCTTAAGGAAAGGAGCAACGGGACGTTCAGCCAAGGATAAAGAGATTTCTGCGGTTACCAAATCCACTGAGAGCCCTCGAGAGTCTGCCCGTAAGCAGTACCTGCACCAGTCCATTGACCTCAGCACAGATGCGACTGAAATGACTCCTACAAAGAAACACCTGAGCCTGCCCGCTGGGCAGGTGGTGCCAAAAGCCAATAGTGTGAGTTTGATTCGGACTGCTAGTGCTTCTTCCAGTAAGTCATTTGACTATGTGAATGGCAGTCAAGGAGGTTCAGGAGTTGGTATTAGCAGTGAGGGTGTTACTAACTTAGCAGCTGGCAACACCAATCGCTTTTCGACCATTAGTCTACAGGAGGACCACTTAGGCCACGCTGGAAATGGTAAAGATGTCATCTCATCAGGAGCTCCTCTGACCAAGCAGTCCCGATCCCCAAGTTTCAATATGCAACTCGTATCCCAGGTTTAA